A window of the Arachis duranensis cultivar V14167 chromosome 5, aradu.V14167.gnm2.J7QH, whole genome shotgun sequence genome harbors these coding sequences:
- the LOC107487085 gene encoding carbon catabolite repressor protein 4 homolog 4 isoform X1: protein MLKAGVAALSRSPPPSSSFTSYATIHDSANFHRVSIRVATFTKMASSASSSPLPSLNIPNFVSVEGADVHSRTKPDGFRFTLVSYNILAQAYVKSSLFPHSPSPSLKWKFRSSSILEVLKNLGADFFCLQEVDEFDSFYNGSMRNLGYSSIYMKRSGQKRDGCGLFYKHDRAELVLEEKIEYNDLVKSIKDGNSPNDDKESKGQPNKQEDAASNDGPKSNKEDRGDPKDPRVRLKRDCVGILAAFRVKDPSRHVVIVANTHLYWDPEWADVKLAQAKYLLSRLSQFKTLVSDQYECTPEVILAGDFNSTPGDMVYQYLISGNSSSQIMPECLEEQPIPLCSVYASTRGEPPFTNYTPGFTGTLDYILFCPSDHMKPISFLELPDSDAVDIVGGLPNYSHPSDHLPIGAEFEIIKE, encoded by the exons ATGCTAAAAGCAGGAGTAGCTGCTCTTTCGCGCTCAccacctccttcttcttctttcacgAGCTACGCTACCATTCACGATTCCGCAAACTTTCACCGCGTTTCGATCAGAGTAGCAACATTCACGAAAATGGCCTCCTCCGCCTCCTCCTCACCACTCCCCTCACTCAACATTCCAAATTTCGTTTCCGTCGAAGGCGCCGACGTACATTCGCGAACTAAACCTGATG GCTTCAGATTCACCTTAGTCTCGTATAACATATTAGCTCAG GCTTATGTGAAGAGCTCTCTGTTCCCACACTCTCCTTCCCCGTCACTCAA GTGGAAATTTCGTTCAAGTTCCATTTTAGAAGTTCTCAAGAACTTGGGAGCTGATTTTTTCTGCCTACAG GAGGTTGATGAATTTGATAGCTTTTACAATGGAAGCATGCGGAACTTGGGATATTCGTCTATCTATATGAAGAGAAGTGGACAGAAGCGTGATGGGTGTGGCTTGTTTTACAAGCATGACCG TGCAGAGTTGGTTTTGGAGGAGAAAATTGAATACAACGATCTAGTAAAGTCAATTAAAGATGGAAACTCTCCAAATGATGACAAAGAAAGCAAAGGCCAGCCAAATAAACAAGAGGATGCTGCATCCAATGATG GACCTAAATCGAATAAAGAAGATCGTGGAGACCCCAAAGATCCTCGTGTGAGACTAAAGCGTGACTGTGTAGGAATTTTGGCTGCGTTTAGGGTCAAAGATCCCTCTCGTCATGTTGTTATTGTGGCCAACACACATCTTTATTG GGATCCTGAATGGGCTGATGTCAAGCTTGCACAAGCTAAATATCTTCTTTCTCGATtatcacaattcaaaactctgGTATCAGATCAATATGAATGCACGCCTGAAGTCATTTTGGCTGGTGACTTTAATTCTACACCAGGAGATATG GTTTATCAGTACCTCATATCAGGCAATTCTTCTTCACAAATTATGCCTGAATGTTTGGAGGAGCAACCAATTCCCTTATGTAGTGTCTACGCTTCTACGAGAGGAGAGCCACCATTTACAAACTACACACCTGGTTTCACCGGAACTCTCGATTATATATTATTCTGCCCCTCTGACCACATGAAACCAATCAGCTTTCTTGAGCTTCCAGACTCCGATGCAGTCGACATTGTCGGTGGACTGCCAAACTATAGTCATCCAAGTGATCATCTACCAATTGGTGCTGAATTTGAGATCATCAAGGAGTAA
- the LOC107487085 gene encoding carbon catabolite repressor protein 4 homolog 4 isoform X2, translating to MVTPSYSNLAYVKSSLFPHSPSPSLKWKFRSSSILEVLKNLGADFFCLQEVDEFDSFYNGSMRNLGYSSIYMKRSGQKRDGCGLFYKHDRAELVLEEKIEYNDLVKSIKDGNSPNDDKESKGQPNKQEDAASNDGPKSNKEDRGDPKDPRVRLKRDCVGILAAFRVKDPSRHVVIVANTHLYWDPEWADVKLAQAKYLLSRLSQFKTLVSDQYECTPEVILAGDFNSTPGDMVYQYLISGNSSSQIMPECLEEQPIPLCSVYASTRGEPPFTNYTPGFTGTLDYILFCPSDHMKPISFLELPDSDAVDIVGGLPNYSHPSDHLPIGAEFEIIKE from the exons ATGGTAACGCCGTCGTATTCAAACCTT GCTTATGTGAAGAGCTCTCTGTTCCCACACTCTCCTTCCCCGTCACTCAA GTGGAAATTTCGTTCAAGTTCCATTTTAGAAGTTCTCAAGAACTTGGGAGCTGATTTTTTCTGCCTACAG GAGGTTGATGAATTTGATAGCTTTTACAATGGAAGCATGCGGAACTTGGGATATTCGTCTATCTATATGAAGAGAAGTGGACAGAAGCGTGATGGGTGTGGCTTGTTTTACAAGCATGACCG TGCAGAGTTGGTTTTGGAGGAGAAAATTGAATACAACGATCTAGTAAAGTCAATTAAAGATGGAAACTCTCCAAATGATGACAAAGAAAGCAAAGGCCAGCCAAATAAACAAGAGGATGCTGCATCCAATGATG GACCTAAATCGAATAAAGAAGATCGTGGAGACCCCAAAGATCCTCGTGTGAGACTAAAGCGTGACTGTGTAGGAATTTTGGCTGCGTTTAGGGTCAAAGATCCCTCTCGTCATGTTGTTATTGTGGCCAACACACATCTTTATTG GGATCCTGAATGGGCTGATGTCAAGCTTGCACAAGCTAAATATCTTCTTTCTCGATtatcacaattcaaaactctgGTATCAGATCAATATGAATGCACGCCTGAAGTCATTTTGGCTGGTGACTTTAATTCTACACCAGGAGATATG GTTTATCAGTACCTCATATCAGGCAATTCTTCTTCACAAATTATGCCTGAATGTTTGGAGGAGCAACCAATTCCCTTATGTAGTGTCTACGCTTCTACGAGAGGAGAGCCACCATTTACAAACTACACACCTGGTTTCACCGGAACTCTCGATTATATATTATTCTGCCCCTCTGACCACATGAAACCAATCAGCTTTCTTGAGCTTCCAGACTCCGATGCAGTCGACATTGTCGGTGGACTGCCAAACTATAGTCATCCAAGTGATCATCTACCAATTGGTGCTGAATTTGAGATCATCAAGGAGTAA